The Crocosphaera subtropica ATCC 51142 genome includes a window with the following:
- a CDS encoding NAD(P)H-quinone oxidoreductase subunit J: MVDENTQDNAPEQEEEAAIVQAGPVSSWLTENGFDHDLLEPDHLGVELIKVSPDFLVPLCTALYAYGFNYLQCQGAYDLGPGKELVSFYHLIKVSDNCEQAEEVRIKVFLPRDNPHIPSVYWIWKAADWQERESYDMYGIIYDGHPDLKRILMPEDWVGWPLRKDYVSPDFYELQDAY, encoded by the coding sequence ATGGTTGATGAAAATACCCAAGATAACGCCCCAGAACAAGAAGAAGAAGCTGCGATCGTACAAGCTGGCCCGGTGTCGAGTTGGTTAACCGAAAATGGTTTCGACCATGACTTACTTGAACCGGATCATCTAGGGGTTGAGTTAATTAAGGTATCCCCCGACTTTTTGGTCCCCCTCTGTACTGCTTTATACGCCTACGGGTTTAATTATTTACAATGTCAGGGAGCTTATGATCTCGGACCTGGGAAAGAACTGGTTAGCTTCTATCATTTGATCAAAGTGAGCGATAACTGCGAGCAAGCTGAAGAAGTTCGCATTAAAGTCTTTTTACCCAGAGATAACCCCCATATTCCTTCCGTTTACTGGATCTGGAAAGCGGCCGATTGGCAAGAACGAGAAAGCTATGATATGTATGGCATTATCTACGATGGTCATCCTGATCTCAAACGCATTTTGATGCCGGAAGATTGGGTCGGTTGGCCTTTACGAAAGGATTATGTTTCCCCTGATTTTTACGAGTTACAAGACGCTTATTAA
- the ndhK gene encoding photosynthetic/respiratory NAD(P)H-quinone oxidoreductase subunit K: MSPNPTSDLSAIEQLQKEKILNPAARGQVTQDLSENIILTTVDDLHNWARLSSLWPLLYGTACCFIEFAALIGSRFDFDRFGLVPRSSPRQADLIITAGTITMKMAPALVRLYEEMPDPKYVIAMGACTITGGMFSSDSTTAVRGVDKLIPVDVYIPGCPPRPEAIFDAIIKLRKKVSNETIQERSTVMEQTHRYYSTPHNMKAVSPILTGKYLATPTRQAPPKELTEAIGMEVPPALASQKQKEEA; encoded by the coding sequence ATGAGTCCGAACCCAACCTCCGATCTATCCGCCATTGAGCAGTTGCAAAAGGAAAAAATTCTTAACCCGGCTGCCCGTGGCCAAGTGACACAAGATTTGTCAGAAAATATCATCTTAACCACTGTAGACGATCTACACAACTGGGCTAGATTATCCAGTTTGTGGCCCTTGTTATACGGAACCGCTTGTTGTTTCATCGAATTTGCAGCCCTCATCGGCTCTCGCTTCGATTTTGACCGTTTTGGCCTTGTTCCCCGTTCTAGCCCCCGACAAGCGGATTTAATTATCACTGCCGGAACGATTACCATGAAGATGGCCCCTGCTTTGGTGCGTCTTTACGAAGAAATGCCCGACCCTAAATATGTGATTGCTATGGGTGCTTGTACCATCACTGGGGGAATGTTCAGTAGCGACTCCACAACCGCCGTTAGAGGTGTCGATAAATTAATTCCCGTCGATGTTTATATTCCGGGTTGTCCTCCCCGTCCCGAAGCCATTTTTGACGCTATCATCAAACTGCGTAAAAAAGTCTCTAATGAGACTATCCAGGAACGGTCTACCGTAATGGAACAAACCCACCGTTACTATAGTACGCCCCACAATATGAAAGCGGTTTCTCCCATTTTGACTGGGAAATATTTGGCAACTCCTACCCGTCAAGCGCCTCCCAAAGAATTGACAGAAGCGATCGGTATGGAAGTTCCCCCCGCTTTAGCATCCCAAAAACAGAAAGAGGAAGCATAA